DNA from Limosilactobacillus panis:
TATGGCGCTGATTAAGCGAAAATATCATTATCAAGCCTTTACTGATCCCGCGGTCAAAGCGAGCCTGAACGACTGGCTGCTTGAGCGAGCGCGTTTTACAAACGAAACCGAAAAACTACTTTTTGATATGCTGCTAAAAAAATGTTTGGATGAAAAAATTCTCTTACCAGGGGTGACCACCTTTGAACGCTTTGTTAATGGGGTCACGGAGGTTGCCGCCGACCTTTTGGATAGTCAATTAGTGGCCGTCCCTTCAGCGGAAGAAACGGACCGACTTTTAAATCTGTTAACTGCCGTTGGGGAACCCATCTATGGGGCCACCATTAAAATGGATCTCTTAAGAAATCCTTTGATGGATGAAAGCCGCAAAGAAATTAACCGTGGCTTTACTCGATTAAAACAGTTTCAACAATTTAAAACTGAGGATTGGCAATTAGGCGCAATTCCAGCAGGAAAGTTAAAGAATCTGGCCAACTATGCTTTTAAAGCCAAGGCCAGTCTGATTAAACGGATGTCCGTCAAAAGACAAACGGCGTTATTGGTCGCTTTTGTTTCCGAGTATCGCAAACGAGCGATGGATGAACAATTACTAGCTCTTTCACGCTTCTACGAGACGCTTTTTAAACGGGGGCGAATTTACAATTGAAATGCAACACAAAGTAAAAAAATAAACCCATACCGGGTAGAATATGTTTAACGACCAAATCAAACAATTCGAGGTATCCGGTATGAGCTATAAACATCTTACTATAAAAGAACGAGAAATGCTTATGTTTTTACGAGCTAAGGGGTTATCTATCCGGGCTGTTGCGTTACGGCTGGGGCGAAATCCAAGCACTATTTCACGAGAATTAAAACGTTGTGCAGGTCATTATTCTCCAAGTAAAGCAGAAAATGACTATCATCAAAAGCAAAAGAATTGTCACAAGAAGCGGCTATTAGACAGCCATCCACAACTACGCCGCCAAATTGTTCATTACATCTTAGATCTGCACTGGTCACCAGAGCAGATTACCGCTCGCTTTAATAAGGAACATCAATGGTGTGTTAGCTACAACACAATCTACCGTCATATCTATCAACACAATTTAGGTGAGAAGTACTCCTCACATGGCGATACCGGTATTCAGCGCCATCTCAGACATAAACATCGGACGCGGCATTCAAAGAATACTAGACGACATCGAGAAGTACAGACGGACTACATCTCAATTCATGAGCGCCCTGGTTTTATCAACCAGCGTCAACGTATTGGTGACTGGGAAATCGATACTGTGATTGGGCGAACGGGTCATTTCATCCTTTTAACGGTTGTCGATCGGCTTAGTCGGCTTACTCTTATCAAAAAGGTTGCACGAAAGGATTCGCAGGAGATAAATAAAGGCTTAGTTGAACTGTTAGGGGCCATTCCTAAAGAATTTGTTCATTCTATTACACCAGATCATGGGACCGAATTTTTTCATCTTGATGAAATCAGCGAAAGATTAGGTGTTACTGTCTATTGGCCCGATCCATATTCCCCTGAACAGCGTGGAACAAATGAGAATACAAATGGATTAATCCGGGAATATTTTCCCAAGCGAACAGATATTGATAATTATACAGAACAGGACGTTGAACACTGCCAAAAGCAGTTAAAACAACGTCCGCGCAAAGTGTTAAACTATGAAACCCCATATGAAGTATTTTTTGACAAACCGTTGCACTTAGTTTGACAATTCGCCTTAGAATCTTGCCATACCTAATGCATGTTGAGCAGCTAGGTTAAGCAAACTCCATTGACGGTCAAATCCTGGTTGGAAGAAGAAGTCTTGTTCAGCCAAGTCTTCCAAGCGCATCTTATGACTAATTGCCAAAGCTAAAACATTGCCTTGAGCAGTAATATCATACTTAGAAAGGACAGCACCGCCTAAGATTTGGTGAGTATATGGATTAAAGGTTAAGCTGACATATACCTTAGGATTATCTGCTTCTGGGACATAAGCTGGACGCATATGATCTTCATAGAAGCTAGTTTGACAATCAAGCTTATTCTTAGCAGCTGAAAACTTATTTAATCCCGCAGTAGCGAAGTGATAGTCAAAGACGCTAAGAGCTGAAGCACCGATAACACCCTTGAAAGCGCGATCTGGCTTATCTTCAAAGATATGATCAACCACATATTGTGCTTCTCTTCTAGCAGTAGTAGCTAAAGCAATTGGCATTGGCTTACCTGCTGGAATAGAAAGTGGCAAAATTGCATCTCCAATAGCGTAAACGTCTTTAACATTCGTTCTCAAGTATGGATCAGTCTTAATCCAGCCTCTTTGATCTAAATCAACTGTGTCCTTTAGCCAATCAGTATTAGGAGTTACCCCTGCTGAAACAATAACCAAGTCAGCTGGTACATCGCCTTGATCGGTCTTGACGCTTTCAACTTTTTCATTACCGTTGAAGCCTTCAATTTTAACGCCCATCTTCAAGTCCATATTCTTCTTAAAGGTAGGTTCCAAAACATCAAGCAATTCAGGGTTCAAGTAAGTTCCTAATGGACGATCAATCATGTCCATTAAAGTTACATGCTTGCCAGCTTTAGCAAATACTTCACTAGCTTCAGTACCAATATAACCAGCACCAACAATAGCAACATTCTTAATTGCTGGATTGTTAACAGCACTCATTAACTTAGAAGCCCAATCACGTCCACGCATTAAATAGATATTCTTAAGATCATTGCCAGGTACTGGTAAAAACTTTGGCGTTACACCTGATGAAAGAATTAACTTATCATATTGAACTTCTTCTTCAGAATTATTGGTTAAATCCTTAACTGTTACTGTCTTATGTTCAGGATGAATCGCGGTTACTTCATGGTTGGCATAAACATGACCGCCCTTCTTTTCAACATCTTCAGGAGCAAAGTTTCTGACGTCATCTTCAGCCGTAACTTTATTTTCTAAGTATAATTGCATACCACAGGACATAAATGAAATAAAGTCGCCAGCTTCATAAACAGTTACATCTACATCATTATATTTATCCAACAGCTCAATTGCTGATTCATGACCACCATGTGAAGCACCAACAATTACAATTTTACGTTTATCCATAAAATCCTCCTAACACAATAGTTTCTTCATTACATTTTCAAGGGTAACACTTATTACTTAATGTCTATCATATTTTGCTCAATAAATTGATTAAAAATAAAAGTTTGGAGTTGACGCTCCAAACTTTTTTGCTAGTGCGCCCGGCATGGGTATTAGCTAGGTGGTGAAAGTCCGCTATGGGCCGTAGTAGTCGGAACCATGAGCTGAGGACAAGGGTGTCCACCGTGAGGTGGAATCTGAAGGAAGTCTAAGGCAAAGTACTGCATCGATGAACAAGAAGTAGCTATAAGGCTGAAATTAACTGGATAAGGCTGCTAGACAAGTTGAAGTCCAATACTACTCGAAGTTGGTCTCAGTAAAGCTAACGATGACATGGTACGAAAGCTAATATTCTTACCCGGGGAGATCTGGCCTACACGTTTCCGACAAGAGGAATAAGTTTAATTTCCACAGAAACAAGCGGTGCAGTGATGCAGTGTTGAGTAAGCCAGAAGTCAGCCGAGGTCATAGTAGTTTGAATAATCAGATGAAGGACTGAACGACAATAACTTGTAACTTATATCGGAGGTGTAATCAGGTGCGACAATCGCAGAAAACAGAACAACAAGCTGACCGCTTGTCGAGGATAGGTTTGGAAAACCGAAAGTACACAAGGGCGCGTAGTACCGGTTATGGTGAAGGTAAAGGTATGAGTGTCACTATCCAAGACCTGGTCTTGGATCGCAATAACCTTAATCAGGCTTATTTGCGAGTTAAGAGAAATAAAGGAGCAGCAGGCGTTGACGATATGACAGTCAATGACCTTCTGCCATATCTCAGAGAAAATAAGACGGAACTGATCGCTAGTTTGCGTGAGGGCAAGTATAAACCAGCTCCAGTCAAACGGGTAGAAATTCCGAAGCCTAATGGTGGAGTAAGAAGACTTGGAATACCAACGGTGGTGGACCGAATGGTTCAACAAGTTGTAGCCCAAATTCTTACGCCTATCTTTGAGCGTATTTTCTCTGATAATAGCTTTGGCTTCCGTCCCCACCGTGGGGCCCATGACGCTATTTCAAAAGTAGTAGATCTTTATAATCAAGGTTATCGAAGAGTTTGAAGAGGCTCAGCGTTTTTTTAAATCTGTGACCAGACGTCCGCTCCCAAAGTAGGGAAGAGAGGTATGATGCGGCCTAGTTGTTCAGCTGTATATTGAAACTCAATTGCTGGTAATAAAACGTTAATTGCATCGGCAGCATGTTCACTAACTTCAGCTGCTCCTACAAGATGATGGTCTTGATCGTAAATCAAGGTGTTATCACCAATTGTTTCCTTATCAACTTGGCGGAACCATCCGTCAGGAAGATGATTAGTTTTAATGGTGTAATCAGGATTTTGCTGAGCTTCTTCGACGCTCATACCAACCTGTGCGATTTGTGGTGAGGTAAAGACAATGGTTGGGATGGGCGGATAGTTGATTGCGTCAGTAGTCTTTCCTGTGAAAAGTTGGGTTAAATAACTAGATTCAAAGATCGCAGTCGGGGTGAGCTTAGGCTGTTCTTTATCAAGCACATCACCAGAAGCATAGATGTTATCAATGTTAGTTTGAAGATGATCGTTAACTTCGATCCCGTTAGCATTGTAACTAACGCCTACTTCGTCTAATCCGATGTTTTCGATGTTAGGAATTCGTCCGGTAGCATCCAAAATCCAGTCGGTGGTGAGGGTTTCGTGATCGTTATAAGACACGGTAAAA
Protein-coding regions in this window:
- a CDS encoding IS30 family transposase codes for the protein MSYKHLTIKEREMLMFLRAKGLSIRAVALRLGRNPSTISRELKRCAGHYSPSKAENDYHQKQKNCHKKRLLDSHPQLRRQIVHYILDLHWSPEQITARFNKEHQWCVSYNTIYRHIYQHNLGEKYSSHGDTGIQRHLRHKHRTRHSKNTRRHREVQTDYISIHERPGFINQRQRIGDWEIDTVIGRTGHFILLTVVDRLSRLTLIKKVARKDSQEINKGLVELLGAIPKEFVHSITPDHGTEFFHLDEISERLGVTVYWPDPYSPEQRGTNENTNGLIREYFPKRTDIDNYTEQDVEHCQKQLKQRPRKVLNYETPYEVFFDKPLHLV
- a CDS encoding FAD/NAD(P)-binding oxidoreductase — its product is MDKRKIVIVGASHGGHESAIELLDKYNDVDVTVYEAGDFISFMSCGMQLYLENKVTAEDDVRNFAPEDVEKKGGHVYANHEVTAIHPEHKTVTVKDLTNNSEEEVQYDKLILSSGVTPKFLPVPGNDLKNIYLMRGRDWASKLMSAVNNPAIKNVAIVGAGYIGTEASEVFAKAGKHVTLMDMIDRPLGTYLNPELLDVLEPTFKKNMDLKMGVKIEGFNGNEKVESVKTDQGDVPADLVIVSAGVTPNTDWLKDTVDLDQRGWIKTDPYLRTNVKDVYAIGDAILPLSIPAGKPMPIALATTARREAQYVVDHIFEDKPDRAFKGVIGASALSVFDYHFATAGLNKFSAAKNKLDCQTSFYEDHMRPAYVPEADNPKVYVSLTFNPYTHQILGGAVLSKYDITAQGNVLALAISHKMRLEDLAEQDFFFQPGFDRQWSLLNLAAQHALGMARF